One region of Corvus moneduloides isolate bCorMon1 chromosome 33, bCorMon1.pri, whole genome shotgun sequence genomic DNA includes:
- the LOC116437174 gene encoding maestro heat-like repeat-containing protein family member 1, whose protein sequence is MAGRFRGLFKVFRGKRGPGAAPAQQPEEVEQFQPRQDDAALDRTQEQDRAHGRFRRTVQMFRKFIRIWHGKTSTTATEGTAEPDSGLTELQAEPDVSTDSPECSEDSDSPMNDHTAKTDVAVTEDMAVTKDMAVTEDMVITNTDTRETQGIPNTDTMPIPTGIHAPKLDFFEESAASPQQQVPAMVRNIHQRLGSHVTVDAWLQIDILRLAEEHPADVVLTLLRCAPSCDRAATMMWRIIGSLGPAVEKVLPTLLCVMQEWPLHSMSTSDGDDTDVFALAATLALWVIVQVPECHEAMILYSARLFVTLLFQVVITTQQVPEEVDHFWRACWEEHHLPTNPNRFAVQAMKALLCRLRCDNEVVAMERKRGWDTLLCADTQHYAVGLLAREMRQVLIPFCSRIAFHLLKPLSREEPCWDLPFLAFLVELLECLDLSKYGDSILETMSRYLLSECRQRCRLALRGLVVLSKDPAMARRMGSLSQRLVELLGDADGEVVRMSLSVFMNVLENKDILVSSTTALKLAEALLPLLDNDNSHVQILSIHLFCKVMELVVDEGKKPLKTIVCQSLLPLLFHCHDENRNVADASREMLICAAKFLKRRNLGQLVKKEQLSKFAECLLAEDRSRAAERLHQALPFVESPQESLREAAVRFMGAARVFLRGHKEELQLLSEALQALRRDDSPSPINIIVQEIFNERAAELRSSAGSEPVSL, encoded by the exons ATGGCAGGCAGATTCCGTGGCCTGTTCAAAGTGTTCAGGGGGAAAagaggccctggagctgccccagcacaacAGCCCGAAGAGGTGGAGCAGTTCCAGCCACGGCAGGACG ATGCAGCCCTGGACCGGACACAAGAGCAGGACCGTGCCCACGGCCGCTTCCGGAGAACAGTGCAG ATGTTCCGGAAGTTCATCCGCATTTGGCATGGAAAGACCAGCACCACAGCAACtgagggcacagctgagcctgaCTCTGGGCTGACTGAGCTCCAGGCAGAGCCTGATGTCAGCACAGATTCACCTGAGTGCTCAGAAGACTCTGACAGTCCAATGAATGATCACACGGCGAAGACTGACGTGGCAGTGACTGAGGACATGGCAGTGACAAAGGACATGGCAGTGACTGAGGACATGGTTATCACAAACACTGACACCAGAGAGACTCAGGGCATCCCAAATACTGACACTATGCCCATTCCCACTGGGATTCATGCTCccaaactggatttttttgaagagagtgctgcttctcctcagcagcag GTGCCAGCCATGGTGAGGAACATTCACCAGAGACTCGGGTCCCATGTCACTGTGGATGCCTGGCTGCAAATTGACATTCTGAGGCTGGCTGAAGAGCACCCCGCTGATGTGGTGCTGACCCTCCTGCGCTGTGCCCCATCGTGCGACAG AGCTGCTACAATGATGTGGAGAATCATAGGATCATTGGGACCAGCAGTGGAGAAGGTGTTGCCAACACTGCTCTGTGTGATGCAGGAATGGCCACTGCATAGCATGTCCACCTCTGATGGGGATGATACAGATGTCTTTGCCCTGGCT GCAACTCTGGCGCTGTGGGTGATTGTCCAGGTGCCCGAGTGCCACGAGGCAATGATCCTTTATTCAGCCCGCCTGTTTGTGACTCTGCTCTTCCAAGTTGTCATCACCACACAGCAGGTGCCAGAGGAAGTTGATCACTTCTGGAGAGCATGCTGGGAGGAACACCACCTTCCCACCAACCCCAACAG GTTTGCAGTGCAGGCCATGAAGGCTCTGCTCTGTCGACTGCGCTGTGACAATGAGGTGGTGGCTATGGAGCGCAAGCGTGGCTGGGACACGCTGCTGTGTGCTGACACCCAGCACTATGCAGTGGGTCTGCTGGCCAG AGAGATGCGCCAGGTCTTGATCCCCTTCTGTTCCCGCATTGCATTCCACCTGCTCAAACCACTCAGCAGGGAGGAGCCATGCTGGGATCTGCCCTTCCTGGCATTCCTTGTGGAG CTCCTCGAGTGCCTGGACTTAAGTAAATATGGTGACAGCATCCTGGAGACCATGTCCAGGTACCTGCTGAGCGAGTGCAGGCAGAGATGTCGCCTGGCACTCAGAGGCCTCGTGGTGCTCAGCAAGGATCCCGCCATG GCCAGAAGAatgggcagcctgtcccaacggcttgtggagctgctgggcgATGCAGATGGAGAGGTGGTCAGGATGTCCCTCTCTGTGTTCATGAATGTGCTGGAGAATAAAGACATCCTGGTATCCAGCACCACCGCCCTGAAACTGGCTGAGGCGCTCCTGCCACTCCTTGATAAT GACAACAGCCATGTGCAGATACTCTCCATTCACCTCTTCTGCAAGGTGATGGAGTTGGTAGTGGACGAGGGAAAAAAGCCCCTTAAGACAATTGTGTGCCAGAGCCTACTCCCACTTTTATTCCACTGCCATGATGAGAACCGGAACGTGGCAGAC gcttcTCGGGAAATGCTGATTTGTGCGGCCAAGTTCCTGAAGAGAAGAAATCTTGGGCAGCTGGtgaagaaggagcagctgtCGAAGTTTGCTGAGTGCCTG ctggcagaggacaggagccGAGCGGCCGAGCGCCTGCACCAGGCGCTGCCGTTCGTGGAGAGCCCGCAGGAGTCCCTGCGAGAGGCGGCCGTCAGGTTCATGG gggctgccagggtgTTCTTGAGGGGGCACAAGGaagagctccagctcctcagtgaGG cccttcaAGCCCTGAGGAGAGACGACAGCCCTTCCCCGATAAACATCATAGTTCAGGAAATATTCAACGAAAGAGCTGCAGAACTACGTTCATCTGCTGGCTCAGAACCAGTGTCCCTTTAA
- the LOC116437134 gene encoding atherin-like: MLICAAKFLKSRNLGQLVKKEQLSKFAECLAPVAPSREPMEPRPRWAVARGGTAAPRAAAGPRPPPEPGASGCWPGLGAVRAGEARAGRREPGRGAEPAPTLPSWRSLQLAEDRSRAAERLHQALPFVESPQESLREAAVRFIGEPRARDPSPPRRSSAPAPAAAPAAGSGPGAVEPRLPSGPLPPSRSRALGRQDAARARAEPCRGRRACGHGAGSAAARELCRGAVTASVLPGAARVFLRGHKEELQLLSEALQALRRDDSPSPINIIVQEIFNERAAELRSSAGSEPVSL; the protein is encoded by the exons ATGCTGATTTGTGCGGCCAAGTTCCTGAAGAGCAGAAATCTTGGGCAGCTGGtgaagaaggagcagctgtCGAAGTTTGCTGAGTGCCTG gctcctgTGGCCCCGAGCCGGGAGCCGAtggagccccggccccgctgggctgTGGCGCGGGGCGGCACCGCGGCTCCCCGGGCAGCAGCCGGCCCTCGGCCCCCTCCAGAGCCCGGCGCCAGCGGCTGCTGGCCGGGCCTCGGGGCCGTGCGGGCAGGGGAGGCCAGGGCTGGGCGCAGAGAGCCCGGCCGAGGGGCTGAGCCCGCGCCAACCCTTCCCTCCTGGcgctctctgcagctggcagaggacaggagccGAGCGGCCGAGCGCCTGCACCAGGCGCTGCCGTTCGTGGAGAGCCCGCAGGAGTCCCTGCGAGAGGCGGCCGTCAGGTTCATCGGTGAGCCACGAGCCCGGgacccctccccgccccgccgcagctcggccccggccccggctgcTGCCCCGGCAGCGGGATCCGGGCCCGGGGCCGTGGAGCCCCGCCTGCCCTCGGGGCCGCTGCCGCCCTCTCGCAGCCGTGCCCTCGGGCGTCAGGATGCGGCAAGGGcccgggctgagccctgccGGGGCAGGAGAGCGTGTGGCCACGGGGCTGGCAGCGCCGCTGCGAGGGAGCTGTGCCGCGGGGCCGTGACCgcctctgtgctcccaggggctgccagggtgTTCTTGAGGGGGCACAAGGaagagctccagctcctcagtgaGG cccttcaAGCCCTGAGGAGAGACGACAGCCCTTCCCCGATAAACATCATAGTTCAGGAAATATTCAACGAAAGAGCTGCAGAACTACGTTCATCTGCTGGCTCAGAACCAGTGTCCCTTTAA